CCTTTGGGGCACGCAAGCGCAACTTGCAATGCTCACAGCCGGTTTATCCATCCAAGCATTACGCCAGCTGCTTCTCTCTGCCTGTTATTCTGGAGAAAAACTGGAACCTGAGGACGTTATCGGGAAAGTGTCTGAATTTATCCAAGGGCAATTAGGCGAGGACGTTGTAGAATTCAAAAAGCCTGAGCACAGTCTTAAAGACATCGTTGGTAACCAAAAACTGGTGGCGTTTCTGCAGACACAGTTGATTCAGCGGATCACTTCGACCGGTCTCGATGCAATCCCCGGCATGAGCGTTTGTGGTCCCATCGGTAGCGGAAAAACCTTTATCTTCGAGGGGCTTGCAGGTGAACTCGACATTCCTGTGCTTGTCCTCAAGAACATTCGGAGCATGTGGTTTGGACAGACAGATGTGCTGTTTGAAAGGCTTCGGCGGCTGTTGATGGCACTCGTAAAGGTGCTTATCTTCGTTGACGAAGCAGATACGCAATTTGGCGATGTCGGGAAGGATGCACACAGCACAGAACGCCGTTTGACCGGAAAAATACAGGCGATGATGTCGGACCCGCAACTCCGCGGCAATATTACATGGCTCCTAATGACCGCCCGAATCTACAACCTCTCACCTGACTTACGGCGAGAAGGCAGAGTTGGCGATATAGTAATCCCCGTGCTTGATCCAAAGGACGAGGACCGCGAGGCTTTCCTCCGTTGGACGATTGCCAAAGTCCTTCCCGGTCCCCTGTCTGAAGAAGCAGTCAAACGACTTGCAAAACTGACTGAGGATTATTCCGCTGCGAGTTTCGCATCGCTGCGCTCGGATCTGGAAGCCGCCAGTCTCCTCAAAAACGATAAACTAACACCTGATGAAATCATCGCTGTCGCAGAAGATCGAATC
This genomic interval from Candidatus Poribacteria bacterium contains the following:
- a CDS encoding ATP-binding protein, coding for MLINSGTSRSLVLSGNIHDLFFMRDGDNTDYIPLIPFLTCSWDIPGFILIVYELNGPIRFAQEAEREKVKRAFELWRGTTDANLNIDASHGRGPLQGILDAAPPPDASFEQYMNDAIGSPTLALELLRQFCLLSRSTNAQGEKFLSEKLIILIEATDMLLPEGEIRSLSLPDRHRVSIVQDWISDSSFMNGNDTVIFITESASLVSSRIIRLPQVITVEIPSPGMGERQHFISWFNNTPQLVEKPLNLWGTQAQLAMLTAGLSIQALRQLLLSACYSGEKLEPEDVIGKVSEFIQGQLGEDVVEFKKPEHSLKDIVGNQKLVAFLQTQLIQRITSTGLDAIPGMSVCGPIGSGKTFIFEGLAGELDIPVLVLKNIRSMWFGQTDVLFERLRRLLMALVKVLIFVDEADTQFGDVGKDAHSTERRLTGKIQAMMSDPQLRGNITWLLMTARIYNLSPDLRREGRVGDIVIPVLDPKDEDREAFLRWTIAKVLPGPLSEEAVKRLAKLTEDYSAASFASLRSDLEAASLLKNDKLTPDEIIAVAEDRILPNIGPIRHYQTLQALVNCTRKSLLPDDYSPEIRESWVKQIAQLEAIGISG